GACGGCCTGTTTTACACCGGCGTAACAAGTACCGGCATCTTCTGCCTGCCGTCGTGCCGGGCGCGCAAGCCGCTGCCCGCGCATGTGGCCTTTCATGCCACCCCTGCCCAGGCCCGCGCCGCCGGGCTGCGCGCCTGCCGCCGCTGCCACCCCGAGGCCTTTGGCGCCGGGGTCCCCCCGGAAGAAGCCGCGTTCTGGACCGCCCTGTCCGGGGTGCCGGTGGCCGAGGTGCCGGGTGCGCACGACCTGGCCCAGCGGCTGGGGGTGGGCCGGGGCGCGCTGCATCGCCTGTGCCGCGACCACCTGCAGCGCCCGCCCGCCGCGTGGCTGGCCCGCGAGCGGGTGCATCTGGCCGCCAGGCGGCTGCTGGCCGAGCCCGACACCTCGGTGGCCGGGGTGGCGTTCGAGGCGGGCTACGGCAGCCTGTCGGCCTTTGGGGCGCAGTTCCGGCGGGGCATGGGGGTGTCGCCGCAGGCCTTCCGGCAGGGGCTGGCCCAGGGCAGCTGGACATTGGCCCTGCCCGGCGACTTCCGGGCCCTGGAGGTGCGGCGCGACCTGGGCCGCGACCCACGCAGCCCCACAGCCCAGGTGCAGGGCCAGCGGGTCACGCTGGGCTGGCGCCTGCCCTCGGGGCCGCGCCGCGTCACGCTGACCTTTTCGGGCGAGGGGGGCGGCACCGTCACCGTGAGGGCTGAACCGGGCGGCCCGCTGGCCCCCGCCGACGCGCTGGCCCTGCACGACCTGACGTGGCGGGCGCTGGGGCTGAGCGCAGCGGGGGCGGGCCCCCTGCCTGCCCCCACACCTGCGGCGCCGCTCGCGGTGCCCCCGGGGTTACGGGTGCCGCTGGTGCCGGACCTCTTTGACGGCCTTGTGTGGGCGGTGGTGGGCCAGCAGGTCACCTTTGCCCACGCCTGCACCCTGCGGCGGCGGCTGGTGGAGCGCTGCGGCACCCCGCTGGGCGAGGGCCTGTGGGCGCCCCCCACGCCAGAGGCCGTGGCCGCGCTGCTCCCGGCCGACCTGCGCGCCCTGGGCCTGACCGGGGCCCGCGCCGACCTGCTGCGGCGACTGGCGGGGCAGGTGGCCCGGCAGGAACTGAACCTGTCGGCCCTGGCCCGGGGCCCAGTGGGGGCGGCGCGGCGCACGCTGCGGGCGGTGCCCGGCATTGGCCCCTGGACCGCCGAATACGTGCTGCTGCGCGTGCTGGGCTTTCCCGATGTGGTTCCGGCCGGAGACGCGGCGCTGGCGGCGGCCCTGCAGTGGGCCCACCAACTGCCCCGCCGCCCCGACCCCCCGCAGGTGCAGGCCCTCCTGGCCCCGTACGCCCCGCAGCGCAGCGCGGCGGTCTTCTCTCTCTGGCACCACGTTCATCCCAAAGGAGCCGCCCATGACCCTTGAATCCCTCCAGCCCTCGCCTCCGTCCCTGACCGAGACTGCCGCCCGCGCCGGGCACTTGCGCGCCCTGCACGCCAGTGGCCTCGTGCTGCCCAACGCCTGGGACGCCCTGACAGCGGAACTCAGGACGGTTGAGGGGACGTCCCCTCAACCGTCCTGAGGCGAACGAAGTGAGTGTCCGAAAACCACAGCGGCAGAAGTGGAATTGAGGGGCCGCTTTCTGGTCCCTCAATGGAACTGGCAGCCGCTGTGAGCGCCCGGCTGCTGCAGGAAGCGGGGTTTCCCGCCATCGGCACCACCAGCGCGGGGGTGGCCTTTGCCCTGGGCCAGCCCGACGGCCAGGTGCTGCCCCGCGCCGGCGGCCTGCAGGCCCTGGCCCGTATCGTGGCGGCGGTGCAGGTGCCCGTCACCGCCGACCTCGAAGCGGGGTATGGCCACCCCCCTGAAGCCGTGGCCCAGATGGTCCAGGCCGCCGTAGGGCTGGGGGCGGCGGGCGTGAATTTGGAGGACGCCACCGGGGAGGCCCACGCGCCCCTATACCCGCTGCCCGCCCAGGTGGCGCGGCTGACCGCTGCCCGCGCGGCGGCGGACGCCCTGGGCGTGCCCCTCTATCTGAATGCCCGCACCGACACCTATTTCACCGCGTTTGGGCAGGACCCAGCCGAGCGGCTGGCCGAAACCATCCGGCGTGGCCGGGCCTACCTGCAGGCCGGCGCCGACAGCGTGTTCGTGCCCGGCGTGACCGACCCGGCCACCGTGCAGGCGCTACGCGAGGGCATCGGCGGGCCCGTGGCGGTGATGCTGCAGGGTGGTGGGCCGGGCGCCCCAGAGTTACTGGCGGCCGGGGCCTGCCGGGTCAGCGTGGGGCCGGGGTTGCTGCTGGCCGCGCTGGGGTATGTGGCACAGCTGGCCCAGACCCTGCGCACCGGGGGCACCTTGACGCCCCCAGCCGCGCTGCCCTTTGCCCAGGTGCAGGGGTGGTTCAGCCCACAGCGCACCCCCTGAAGCCCTGCGCCAGCTGGCCGATGTGGCCCGCACGGCCCTCACCTCACACTGGGGCATGGTCTTCTCTGCGCCCGACGGCACGCCTCTGTACGTGAACAGATTGGGCGACGGCCCGCCCCTGCTGCTGCTCTCGGGTGGCCCTGGCTGCGTGAACTATCTGCAACCTGTGGCCCACCTGTTGCCCGGCTGGACCTGCCTGCTGCCCGACCCGCGCGGGGTGGGCCAGAGCGGCGGTGGCCCGCACGATCTGAGCACGGCCCTGGCCGACATAGAAGCCCTGCGCCAGACCCTCGGCGCCGCGCAGTGGACCGTGCTGGGCCACTCCTGGGGCGCGGATCTGGGGCTGGCCTAC
The nucleotide sequence above comes from Deinococcus multiflagellatus. Encoded proteins:
- a CDS encoding DNA-3-methyladenine glycosylase 2; translation: MPALPYSRDFMLERMFAADAAFDGLFYTGVTSTGIFCLPSCRARKPLPAHVAFHATPAQARAAGLRACRRCHPEAFGAGVPPEEAAFWTALSGVPVAEVPGAHDLAQRLGVGRGALHRLCRDHLQRPPAAWLARERVHLAARRLLAEPDTSVAGVAFEAGYGSLSAFGAQFRRGMGVSPQAFRQGLAQGSWTLALPGDFRALEVRRDLGRDPRSPTAQVQGQRVTLGWRLPSGPRRVTLTFSGEGGGTVTVRAEPGGPLAPADALALHDLTWRALGLSAAGAGPLPAPTPAAPLAVPPGLRVPLVPDLFDGLVWAVVGQQVTFAHACTLRRRLVERCGTPLGEGLWAPPTPEAVAALLPADLRALGLTGARADLLRRLAGQVARQELNLSALARGPVGAARRTLRAVPGIGPWTAEYVLLRVLGFPDVVPAGDAALAAALQWAHQLPRRPDPPQVQALLAPYAPQRSAAVFSLWHHVHPKGAAHDP
- a CDS encoding isocitrate lyase/PEP mutase family protein, whose amino-acid sequence is MELAAAVSARLLQEAGFPAIGTTSAGVAFALGQPDGQVLPRAGGLQALARIVAAVQVPVTADLEAGYGHPPEAVAQMVQAAVGLGAAGVNLEDATGEAHAPLYPLPAQVARLTAARAAADALGVPLYLNARTDTYFTAFGQDPAERLAETIRRGRAYLQAGADSVFVPGVTDPATVQALREGIGGPVAVMLQGGGPGAPELLAAGACRVSVGPGLLLAALGYVAQLAQTLRTGGTLTPPAALPFAQVQGWFSPQRTP
- a CDS encoding isocitrate lyase/phosphoenolpyruvate mutase family protein, which translates into the protein MTLESLQPSPPSLTETAARAGHLRALHASGLVLPNAWDALTAELRTVEGTSPQPS